The proteins below come from a single Kitasatospora sp. NBC_00315 genomic window:
- a CDS encoding 3-hydroxyacyl-CoA dehydrogenase family protein — translation MSNVPSKQIAVIGAGLMGAGIAQVSAQAGHPVVLRDVTDEALRRGLDGIRASFDRFVSKGRLTPEAAEAALGRITTTTDLGAVSEADIVVEAVFERLDVKEGVFRELDKIAKDGAVLASNTSAIPITRIAAATERPESVVGVHFFSPVPMMKLVELVRGYKTGDHALAVAREFAEGVGKEVVVVNRDVAGFVTTRLITALVVEAAKLFESGVASAEDIDTACRLGFGHPMGPLQTADLTGVDILLHAARNIYAETQDEKFAAPEIMARMVTAGDLGRKSGRGFYPYEGN, via the coding sequence ATGAGCAACGTACCCAGCAAGCAGATCGCCGTGATCGGTGCCGGACTGATGGGCGCGGGCATCGCGCAGGTCTCCGCGCAGGCCGGGCACCCGGTGGTGCTGCGCGACGTCACCGACGAGGCCCTGCGGCGCGGCCTGGACGGCATCCGCGCCTCGTTCGACAGGTTCGTCTCGAAGGGGAGGCTCACCCCCGAGGCCGCCGAGGCGGCGCTCGGCCGGATCACCACCACCACCGACCTCGGCGCCGTGTCCGAGGCCGACATCGTGGTCGAGGCCGTGTTCGAGCGTCTGGACGTCAAGGAGGGCGTCTTCCGGGAGCTCGACAAGATCGCCAAGGACGGCGCGGTACTGGCCTCCAACACCTCGGCGATCCCGATCACCCGGATCGCCGCCGCGACCGAGCGGCCCGAATCCGTGGTCGGGGTGCACTTCTTCTCGCCGGTGCCGATGATGAAGCTGGTCGAGCTGGTGCGCGGTTACAAGACGGGCGACCACGCGCTCGCGGTGGCCCGGGAGTTCGCCGAGGGGGTGGGCAAGGAGGTGGTCGTGGTCAACCGCGACGTCGCCGGCTTCGTCACCACCCGCCTGATCACCGCCCTGGTCGTCGAGGCGGCGAAGCTCTTCGAGTCGGGTGTGGCCTCCGCCGAGGACATCGACACCGCCTGCCGGCTCGGCTTCGGTCACCCGATGGGACCGCTGCAGACCGCCGACCTCACCGGCGTCGACATCCTGCTGCACGCCGCCCGCAACATCTACGCCGAGACCCAGGACGAGAAGTTCGCCGCGCCGGAGATCATGGCGCGGATGGTCACGGCGGGGGATCTCGGCCGCAAGAGCGGCCGCGGCTTCTACCCGTACGAGGGCAACTGA
- a CDS encoding response regulator has product MTVRILVAEDQAAVRAALVMILRAEPDIEVVGQAADGEEAVRLALELRPDVVLMDVQMPRLDGVSATRRVVEAGAAQVLVLTTFDLDEYVYGALRAGAAGFLLKDLEADALVEGVRTVARGDGMLAPSVTRRLIGTFARPGRPVGAEAREAVGGLTPREREVLRCIGAGLSNGEIAARLEMAEATTKTHVSRILAKLGLRSRVQAAILAQDLGLVAR; this is encoded by the coding sequence ATGACGGTGCGGATCCTGGTGGCCGAGGACCAGGCGGCGGTGCGGGCCGCCCTGGTGATGATCCTGCGGGCCGAACCGGACATCGAGGTGGTGGGGCAGGCCGCCGACGGCGAGGAGGCGGTGCGCCTGGCGCTGGAGCTGCGGCCCGACGTGGTGCTGATGGACGTCCAGATGCCCCGCCTCGACGGGGTGTCGGCGACCCGCCGGGTGGTGGAGGCGGGAGCGGCCCAGGTGCTGGTGCTCACGACCTTCGACCTCGACGAGTACGTCTACGGGGCGCTGCGGGCCGGCGCGGCCGGCTTCCTGCTCAAGGACCTGGAGGCGGACGCCCTGGTCGAGGGCGTCCGCACGGTGGCGCGCGGGGACGGCATGCTGGCGCCCTCGGTGACCAGGCGGCTGATCGGCACCTTCGCCCGCCCGGGGCGGCCGGTGGGCGCCGAGGCCCGCGAGGCGGTGGGCGGGCTGACGCCGCGCGAGCGGGAGGTGCTGCGCTGCATCGGCGCGGGCCTGTCGAACGGCGAGATCGCGGCCCGGCTGGAGATGGCGGAGGCCACCACCAAGACGCACGTCAGCCGGATCCTGGCCAAGCTCGGTCTGCGCAGCCGGGTCCAGGCGGCCATCCTGGCGCAGGACTTGGGACTCGTCGCGCGGTAG
- a CDS encoding sensor histidine kinase, whose product MEPVTGLRLTPRQEDRAIALAGLLGGLVLIATGAYDNAGRVPVWVAVLPLCAMAGLELLRRTHPVWTVCLGGLVFAGNIFAGSVVATVILYTDLLYAAVLYGSKRMSLILHLTGAGSTIVLSSLTVLYGSVSSALLVAVFAALVFIAPVWTADLLRRHRDEADTERLRAQQTALLSEMDRRGAVVAERARMARELHDVIANHLSAIAIHATGAQSVARRQQRSEEDPLVAVLAVIRENSVQGLTEMRRMIGLLRSTGDAEAEESYAAPELDAVDALLEAVRAAGTDAGLAFEASEDGERGELAVPVELAAYRIVQESLTNALKHAAPGTVRLRLSYRPERLEILVESPYRADGGRELPGARAGLVGMRERAALLGGSFEAGERDGVWSVRAVLPRESASVAKGKERP is encoded by the coding sequence ATGGAGCCTGTGACCGGACTCAGACTCACCCCGCGCCAGGAGGACCGCGCGATCGCCCTGGCCGGCCTGCTCGGCGGCCTGGTGCTGATCGCCACCGGCGCGTACGACAACGCGGGCCGGGTCCCGGTCTGGGTCGCGGTCCTGCCGCTCTGCGCCATGGCGGGCCTGGAACTGCTGCGGCGCACCCACCCCGTCTGGACGGTCTGCCTGGGCGGCCTGGTCTTCGCCGGAAACATCTTCGCGGGCTCGGTGGTGGCGACCGTCATCCTGTACACCGACCTGCTGTACGCCGCCGTGCTCTACGGGTCCAAGCGGATGTCGCTGATCCTGCACCTCACCGGCGCGGGCTCCACCATCGTGCTGAGCAGCCTGACGGTGCTGTACGGATCGGTGTCCTCGGCGCTGCTGGTGGCCGTGTTCGCCGCGCTGGTGTTCATCGCGCCGGTCTGGACGGCCGACCTGCTGCGCCGGCACCGCGACGAGGCCGACACCGAGCGGCTGCGCGCGCAGCAGACGGCGCTGCTCTCCGAGATGGACCGGCGGGGCGCCGTGGTCGCCGAGCGCGCCCGGATGGCCCGGGAGCTGCACGACGTGATCGCCAACCACCTGTCGGCCATCGCCATCCACGCGACCGGCGCGCAGTCCGTGGCCCGCCGTCAGCAGCGCTCCGAGGAAGACCCGCTGGTCGCGGTGCTCGCGGTCATCCGCGAGAACAGCGTGCAGGGCCTGACCGAGATGCGGCGGATGATCGGCCTGCTGCGCTCCACCGGCGACGCCGAGGCCGAGGAGTCGTACGCCGCGCCGGAGCTGGACGCGGTGGACGCGCTGCTGGAGGCGGTCCGGGCGGCGGGCACGGACGCCGGGCTGGCCTTCGAGGCGTCCGAGGACGGTGAGCGCGGGGAGCTGGCCGTGCCGGTCGAGCTGGCCGCGTACCGGATCGTCCAGGAGTCGCTGACCAACGCGCTGAAGCACGCGGCCCCGGGGACGGTCCGGCTGCGGCTCAGCTACCGGCCGGAGCGGCTGGAGATCCTGGTGGAGAGCCCCTACCGGGCGGACGGCGGCCGGGAGCTGCCCGGCGCCCGGGCCGGACTGGTGGGCATGCGGGAGCGGGCCGCGCTGCTCGGCGGGAGCTTCGAGGCGGGGGAGCGGGACGGCGTATGGAGCGTGCGCGCGGTGCTGCCGCGCGAGTCGGCGTCGGTGGCGAAGGGGAAGGAGAGGCCATGA
- a CDS encoding cob(I)yrinic acid a,c-diamide adenosyltransferase produces the protein MVNLTRIYTRTGDDGTTALGDMSRTTKTDPRLIAYADTNEANAAIGVAVAAGALPEDVSAVLTRVQNDLFDVGADLATPVVEDPKYPPLRVLQTYIDRLESDCDHFLESLEKLRSFILPGGTAGAAYLHLACTVVRRAERATWAAIEVHGESVNPLTAKYLNRLSDLLFILARAANKEQGDVLWVPGENR, from the coding sequence CCTGACGCGTATCTACACCCGCACCGGCGACGACGGCACCACGGCGCTCGGCGACATGAGCCGGACCACCAAGACCGACCCCCGGCTGATCGCCTACGCGGACACCAACGAGGCGAACGCCGCCATCGGCGTGGCCGTCGCGGCGGGCGCGCTGCCCGAGGACGTCTCGGCGGTGCTGACCCGGGTCCAGAACGACCTGTTCGACGTCGGCGCGGACCTCGCGACCCCGGTGGTCGAGGACCCGAAGTACCCGCCGCTGCGGGTGCTCCAGACGTACATCGACCGGCTGGAGTCGGACTGCGACCACTTCCTGGAGTCGCTGGAGAAGCTGCGCAGCTTCATCCTCCCCGGCGGCACCGCCGGGGCGGCGTACCTGCACCTGGCCTGCACGGTGGTCCGGCGGGCCGAGCGGGCCACCTGGGCGGCGATCGAGGTGCACGGGGAGAGCGTCAATCCGCTGACCGCCAAGTACCTCAACCGGCTCTCCGACCTGTTGTTCATCCTGGCCCGGGCCGCCAACAAGGAGCAGGGCGACGTGCTGTGGGTGCCCGGCGAGAACCGCTGA